The region ATTTTTCCACTGTTGTCCGATAAAAATTTGAGAGGAGGAAGACTGCAGTAGCCTTCCTTCTCTCTTTTTTAGTAGATTTGTTTTACCACAAACACTCTACTTATGGATAAAACTACACATTTTTTTGGAACATCGGTTTTCGGACAGCTGATTTCCTTAATTGATTCAAAAATCATTACTGCAAGTGCAAAAAAGCACGGTTCGGATCACTATGTAAAGAAGTTTAAAACTAAAGATCACTTAATTAGCATGCTGTTTTGTTCTTTTGCTAAATGCACATCTTTACGCGAAGTAAGTGGCGCAATGCTTGGTTTATCAGGTAAAACCAAACATTTTCAGTTAAATCATATTCCAAAGAAAAGTACCTTGTCAGATTCAAATAAACGTAGAGATTGTGATGTGTTCGGAGAAATCTACAATAAGCTACTCAAACAATATGGTCATTATATTTCGGACAGCAGAATTAAAGATGTAATAAACAAACAAGTAGAGATTATTGACAGCTCAACCATCAGTTTGTTTAAGGATATATTGAAGTGTGTTGGACGGCATCCTAAAACCGGTAAAAAGAAAGGCGGTATAAAACTTCATGCAACGATAAATGTAGACGAAACTGCACCCAAGATGGTTTGGCTCACCAGTGCTGCCACTCATGACCATGTATTGTTAAATAGTCTTAAGCATAATGCAAACACAATATACGTATTTGACAAAGGCTATAATGACTACAAAGCCTTTGATAAATTTTCGCAAACAGATACAGGTTTTGTCACCCGAATAAAAGACAATGCAGCATATAAAACGCTAAATGATTGTAAGATAGAAGAACATATTCATAGTGGGGTTGAAAAAGATGAAATCATAGAAGTTCAGGTAAAATATGAGAATAACACACGCCCTTTAAAGCTGCGTAAAGTCCAGTTCTACGACAGAAACCTTAAAAGACGGTTTGAGTTTTTAACTAACTTGTTTGAAATGAGGGCTGATTTAATAGCTGCTATTTACAAACTACGATGGCAAATTGAACTTCTGTTCAAACAATTAAAACAAAATTTCCCGCTAAAATATTTTCTCGGGGACAATGAAAATGCGATTAAAATACAGATATACTGTGCCTTAATCGCAAACCTATTGATGACTGTTATCCAAAAAACGCTCAAGAGGAAATGGGCGTTTTCCAATTTAGTTAGCTTCTGTAAAATTCATTTGTTTAACTACATTCATTTATTCAGGTTTCTTGAGCATCCGGACAAAGATTGGCAGAAAACTTATGACGAATTGATGCAGCCCTCTCTATTCTGAGGCTTACTTTAAAAAATTCATTAAATGCAAACCTTAATTCTCAGAAAATCATAGTTTTGAAAAATCAATTGATCAATTCCGTGCTTTTATCGGACAGTAATGATATTTTTCTTTAAAATCAGTCATTTCTTATTTTATTCAATCTCAAAAATACAATTTTTAATGTTATGCACAATCGTTTCTTTAAAATAAATGCTAACGTACGCGGTTATGAAGCGAAGGCCTTACTTGAAAAGACCGATCGAACTTCACAGAGCCAAAACTTTGTTTTACAAATTTACATCTTTAAACGTCAAAACGAAGTTTTGGCGGTGTTAAAATTAAACTCCGAACCCACGAAAACGCACGTGCTGCCTTTGCTTTATTCACCGCTGTTCTGGTGTGTTTTTGATTTTATCCTCTTGAAAAGATTGGATTTTCCTTTGCTCACTTCTTCAATGTCATAATCGTCTTGTAGTCCGAGCCAAAATTTTGCAGTCGTCCCGAAATACGAGCTCAGTCGAAGCGCTGTGTCAGCAGTTATCCGTCGTTGTCCTTTAATAATCATCGAAATCCGTGTTTGTGGAATCTCGGTGTCCTTTGACAGTCGATACGCTGAAATCCTCATTGGTTTCAGAAATTCCTCCAATAATATTTCTCCAGGATGTATGTTTGCTAAAGTGTCCATAATCAATTCGTTTATTTGTGATAATCCAAAATATCAACGTCATGTGCGCGATTGCTGTCCCAACGAAAAACAATCCTCCATTGATCGTTAATCCGAATGCTGTAAAAATCGTTTGTCGATCCTTTTAGTTTTTCTAGTCGATTCGATGGCGGAATCCGTAAATCAGCCAAATTTTGTGAGTTGTTGTAATTAGAAAATTTGCACCAACAAATTTTCGCAATTGAAAATCATCACTTGCGAAAATAAAAATAGCCTTCATCTTTAAGTTGCAAAACACAAAAAAGAAGGCTATGAATAAAAACAAAAAAGTTTTTATGTGGTACAAAATTAAAGAATTATCGGCACAAGGACTAAATCAAAGTCAAATTAAATTAGAATTAGGTATTGACAGAGGAACTGTACGCAAGTACCTTTTAATGAACGAAGCTCAGTTTTTAGAGTGGATCAGTACTCCTCGTAGAATGCCTAAAAAGCTAAATGGGTATTATAATTTTGTCAAAAAATTATTGGGTAACGCACCTTATTTGTCAGCAGCCCAGGTTGAGGATAGATTAAAAGAACGTTATACGAATCTACCTGATGTAAGCAGCAAAACTGTCTATAATTTTGTTCAAACAGTAAGAAAAGAGCAAAATATACCCAAGTATAAAGAAAAACTTCCACGGCAATATGAGAAGCTTGCAGAGACAGAATATGGAGAAGAAGCACAAGTAGATTTTGGCTCATACCGTATGCTTAGTCGCGGAAGTGGCAGGGTTAAGATTTACTTTTTCACAATAGTTCTCTCACGGTCACGACATAAGTTTATTTACTGCCAACGAATGCCATTTACTACCGAGTCAGCAAATTATGCACATGAGCTTGCATTCGAATATTTTGAGGGCATACCCCGTCGAATACTCTATGATCAGGATCGTGTTTTTATAACAGATGAAAATCTTGGGGATGTCCTTCTTACGGAGAAATTTATGCAGTTTACAAATGCCCATCCATTTGATGTGGTGTTTTGCAAAAAAGCAGATCCCGAGAGTAAAGGAAAAGTAGAAAACGTTGTAAAATACGTAAAGCATAATTATCTAAAAGGGAGAGTTTTTCAAGATATTGACACTTTACAAAAAGAAGCCTTGCTGTGGCTTGAACGCACCGGAAATGCCAAGGTGCATGGCACAACCAAACGCATTCCAAAAGAAGAATGGGAAAAAGAAAAGCAACACCTGCTGCCCTATAATGGGAAACCAGAAAAACCATTTTTAAAATTACCGACACACCCTGTCCGAAAAGATAATACGGTGCTTTATCGAAGCAATTATTACAGTGTGCCTTTGGGGACTTATCAAGATAGGGACACAAAGATTTTACTCGAAGAAAAAGATGGAAAACTTTTCTTCTATACTGGTGATAATCAATTACTGGCTACACATGACCTCTGTTTAGACATCGGTCGGATTATTAAAAATAATGACCACGCAAGGGAAAAATCAAAGACACTGCAAAAAACGTATGAGTTGGTTTTGGAGAGTTTAAGACACATCCCCCAGGCTGAGCAATACCTGGCAGAAATAGAGAATAATAGACCCCGTAATTTTCATGATAGCCTCAGGGTTATGCAAAAGAACATCGAAAGGTCATCTGCAGAAGCAATCAATTTTGCTTTGGTTTATTGTTATGAAAACAAGATACTAAATGCCAACCGTTTTGCCGAAGTACTAAATTATTTTGAGAAAGAACAAGGTTTAGAGAATGTGAAACACAGCATATGTATAGAAACCGGTGGGCTGAATAAGCAACAAAATGATGATATGCAGCCTCAAAAAAGCGACATCAATGAATATGAATCAATAATGAATTAGAAAATGAAAGTATTAGATCAAATTAAAAACTATGCCGATATTTTACGGCTAACAAAGTTAAAGAACGAACCGGAAGTAGTGCTTCACCAGGCACAGATAGACAAACCTTCTTACCAGGAATTTGCATTACTGCTCTTACAAAGAGAAGTGCAACACAGAAGGAAAACAGATCTTGAAAGGAGATTGAAATTAGCCCGGCTACCTAAAGATCACAATCTTGACAAGTATGATTTTAATATGGCAAACGGTATGTCTGTCCCCCAATTAAAACAATTACGGGAATTATTATGGCTGGAACAAAATTACAATTTGATACTCATGGGACCTTCAGGAACAGGAAAAACATATGTTGCCGCAGGTCTGGTTAACGATGCCGTAAAATCTGGACATAAAGCATACTTCATCACCATGGAGGAACTAGTAACCGTACTAAAAATGAAAGAAATGACTTCTACCGCACTAAATACCTACAACCGTCTTTTAAAGGCTCATTTAGTGGCAATAGACGACATAATGCTGTTTCCTATCAAGAAACATGAAGCTGTCGCTTTTTTCAATCTCATAAATCATTTGCATGAACAAACATCTGTAATTATCACAACAAATAAATCCCCTCAGCAATGGGCAGAAATGCTCGATGATGAAGTACTGGCAACAGCTTTGCTGGACAGACTATTATTTAAATGTGAAGTAGTAAAGCTGACTGGGAAAAGTTACAGAATGGAAAACAGAAAAACTATCTTCGAGCAGTAATCAACGCTCTGATTGCTTCGGTCGCTACGCGCCCTCAACAATCAGAGCGTTGATTAATATATTTTTTACCGTAAAATGATGGTTTATTTTTACGAAAATTTGTTGGTTTTAAATTTGCTATTTTCACAGGGTTCGCGACCGAAACCCTCGAAGGAGCGGTTAGTATTGCCGCAACGGAAGCTTGAAACAGGTTGCTTCACTTCGTTCGCAATGACGCATCGGTGATTGTAGGTTTGTGCCGTACACTCGGAGACGAATCATCGTGAGGCCGCAGGCTGAAGCGAACTGTTGGAATAACCGCAACGGAAGCCTGCAACAGATGGTTTCTCCGCCAGCCGGCGAATCGCTATGACGCGTCGATGACTAGAGGTTTGTTCGGCTTAAAAGGAGACGTCCACATTTTACAGCATATTGTTTAAAAAAACTTCATCAACTTTTGTTTTTTTATTTAAATCTTTAACTTTGACGCTCATTTTATAAATTATATTAAAAACAAATTAATCATGAAAAATTTCACTTTATTACTAGTCCTTCTTGCAGTTATGATCTCTTGTTCAGATGAGGATAATGATGGAGCAAAGCCTACTGCAGATTTTGAACTAACTGTAACCGGAGAATCTCCAAATGCAGAATTAACAATTAATAACTTAAGCTCTGATGCCACATCTTATGAGTGGACTTTTGGAGCACAAACAATCATTGAAACATCTGAAGAGCCCGAACCTGAAAACATTATAATCGACAAAGCAGGGAAACTGTATGTTACTTTGCGCGCTAAAAATAGTGAAGGCAGTGATAGCAAAACAGATTCTATCGAAATTGCAGGCTATAGTGCAATAAAAACATATACAGATATAACTTTTGGCCTTAATGAGAACTCAACTTACGGCCGTTTTTATTCATTTGACACAGAACAAATTTATACAGCTAATCTCATTAATGGTGAAAATGGAAGCTCCATACATATTGGATTCAACTCAATTACAACATCAATGCTGCGGTTTGTAAGCCCCGACAATGCTGATGATGCCGGCCTGGCAATTCCTAATGCTACACATACCATTGTCGACAACTACCAAAGTAGTCCGGTTATTACTGTTGAAGAATTTGACAGCATGACAAACGACAGTTTATTGGTTGACATGACAGTTACTTATGATCAGGATATTTTTGGTTCATCAACTATTCCCAACATGGTTTTCTTTGAATTAGAAGATGGCAGAAAAGGAACTATTAAGGCAAAAGAACTAAATTCTGACAATATCGTGACCGATATAAAAATACAGAAATACTAATTTATTTGAAAGCCTCTTAGTTGAATAATTACTAAGGGGCTTTTTTATAACTTATCCCATGCTACATTACACCTTTTGCTAACTATTCACCCTTTTTTCTTTGGCCCGGGCTTCTTCTTCTCTTTATTTTTTACAAAAATAAGTTTGTTACGGCTTTTAGGATTTTCACGCTGCTCTATTTCAAACTGACCTGTAGATTTTATTAACGGTGTCAATTTTTCAAAGCCGTAATTACGTGAGTCGAAGTTTGGCTGCTTTTTCTGCAAAAGGTAGTGTCCAGATTAGTGTGTCTGGGTTGACCTATTATTAGTAATGCATTCTTTCAATACAAACTTATATTTTTTTCGTTGATTTATTTGTTCTAAATGCTTTTAAAATTTGACGAAGGATGTTGTCAATAGTGGCTTAGGTGTTGTGTAGTGGCATGTGGGGCCACTTGTCTTGCTCTTGACAACTTTCCTAGTCAAATTAATTTTGCATTTGAGATAATAAATCAAATCCAGGTTAATATTTGTTTGCTAATAGTTTTTCTTCATATCTAAAATTATAAATAGGATATGAGTAATGACCCTCTGTTTGTTCTTTTGCCACACTTGTTATCAGTGATAGAACTGCCTCTTCAGATGGTAATGCACCTCTTATTTTCAATGTTCTTCTGGCGCTTTTATTAAATCGCTCTATCCAGTTGGTCGTATAAAGCATACGACGTATTCTGACATCGTAATCTAAAAAGGTTAAATATGGGTAAATATCCAGGTTATCAAGATATTGCCCAAAAGACCTGTATTTCTTTCGCCATTTTTCTTTAAATTCTTTAAATTTTGACACAGCTATAGCTTTGTTATGGTGCGGATCAGCAGCACTGAGAACTTCTCTAAAGTCATTAGCAACCTCTTTTTTATCACTCATGCGGACATAACTTAATAGGTTACGTTGCAAGTGTAAAATGCATTTCTGATGCGGGCAACTAAATTTTTTTGCTATGCTCTTATCAATACCGCTTAGAGCGTCTGATATTATAATACCAACAGTCTCTATTCCTCTTGCTTTGATTTGATCAAATATTATTTCCCATGAATTAGCTGATTCTACGGGAAAATTAACGATAGATATGACTTCTCGCTTAAAATCTTCACGCAAGCCAAGAATGATATAAAAACATTCTGTTTCATATTTATTTCCTCTTTTTAATTTTACATGAAGGCCGTCAATATAAAGTGCAAGATAATGGGAGTCCAGTTCTCTGTTTCTCCATGCTTGCATTTGATCATAAAAACTGGTACTAATATCACTAATCTTACTTTTACTATAATGTCCGCCATAAATGGTATCCATGACTGAGGATATATCACGCGTGGTTAAACCTTTTGAATATAGCTTAAAGGAGACTTCTTTTAAGTAAGATTCTTGTTCTCGAAATATAGCTAATATTTTTGGAGTAAATTGACTTAAGCGATCTCTAGGGACTTGCAGCTCAAGTTGGTGTCCATGACCTAAGGCACTTAGGGGTCTGTAACCATTTCCCTTGTTGCTTTTTGCTCCTGACAGAAAGGCTTCCCGTTCTGAATACATCATTGCATTTAAGACCATC is a window of Salinivirga cyanobacteriivorans DNA encoding:
- a CDS encoding IS4 family transposase, with product MDKTTHFFGTSVFGQLISLIDSKIITASAKKHGSDHYVKKFKTKDHLISMLFCSFAKCTSLREVSGAMLGLSGKTKHFQLNHIPKKSTLSDSNKRRDCDVFGEIYNKLLKQYGHYISDSRIKDVINKQVEIIDSSTISLFKDILKCVGRHPKTGKKKGGIKLHATINVDETAPKMVWLTSAATHDHVLLNSLKHNANTIYVFDKGYNDYKAFDKFSQTDTGFVTRIKDNAAYKTLNDCKIEEHIHSGVEKDEIIEVQVKYENNTRPLKLRKVQFYDRNLKRRFEFLTNLFEMRADLIAAIYKLRWQIELLFKQLKQNFPLKYFLGDNENAIKIQIYCALIANLLMTVIQKTLKRKWAFSNLVSFCKIHLFNYIHLFRFLEHPDKDWQKTYDELMQPSLF
- a CDS encoding HigA family addiction module antitoxin, which codes for MDTLANIHPGEILLEEFLKPMRISAYRLSKDTEIPQTRISMIIKGQRRITADTALRLSSYFGTTAKFWLGLQDDYDIEEVSKGKSNLFKRIKSKTHQNSGE
- a CDS encoding type II toxin-antitoxin system RelE/ParE family toxin, coding for MAKICWCKFSNYNNSQNLADLRIPPSNRLEKLKGSTNDFYSIRINDQWRIVFRWDSNRAHDVDILDYHK
- the istA gene encoding IS21 family transposase, whose amino-acid sequence is MNKNKKVFMWYKIKELSAQGLNQSQIKLELGIDRGTVRKYLLMNEAQFLEWISTPRRMPKKLNGYYNFVKKLLGNAPYLSAAQVEDRLKERYTNLPDVSSKTVYNFVQTVRKEQNIPKYKEKLPRQYEKLAETEYGEEAQVDFGSYRMLSRGSGRVKIYFFTIVLSRSRHKFIYCQRMPFTTESANYAHELAFEYFEGIPRRILYDQDRVFITDENLGDVLLTEKFMQFTNAHPFDVVFCKKADPESKGKVENVVKYVKHNYLKGRVFQDIDTLQKEALLWLERTGNAKVHGTTKRIPKEEWEKEKQHLLPYNGKPEKPFLKLPTHPVRKDNTVLYRSNYYSVPLGTYQDRDTKILLEEKDGKLFFYTGDNQLLATHDLCLDIGRIIKNNDHAREKSKTLQKTYELVLESLRHIPQAEQYLAEIENNRPRNFHDSLRVMQKNIERSSAEAINFALVYCYENKILNANRFAEVLNYFEKEQGLENVKHSICIETGGLNKQQNDDMQPQKSDINEYESIMN
- the istB gene encoding IS21-like element helper ATPase IstB; amino-acid sequence: MKVLDQIKNYADILRLTKLKNEPEVVLHQAQIDKPSYQEFALLLLQREVQHRRKTDLERRLKLARLPKDHNLDKYDFNMANGMSVPQLKQLRELLWLEQNYNLILMGPSGTGKTYVAAGLVNDAVKSGHKAYFITMEELVTVLKMKEMTSTALNTYNRLLKAHLVAIDDIMLFPIKKHEAVAFFNLINHLHEQTSVIITTNKSPQQWAEMLDDEVLATALLDRLLFKCEVVKLTGKSYRMENRKTIFEQ
- a CDS encoding PKD domain-containing protein encodes the protein MKNFTLLLVLLAVMISCSDEDNDGAKPTADFELTVTGESPNAELTINNLSSDATSYEWTFGAQTIIETSEEPEPENIIIDKAGKLYVTLRAKNSEGSDSKTDSIEIAGYSAIKTYTDITFGLNENSTYGRFYSFDTEQIYTANLINGENGSSIHIGFNSITTSMLRFVSPDNADDAGLAIPNATHTIVDNYQSSPVITVEEFDSMTNDSLLVDMTVTYDQDIFGSSTIPNMVFFELEDGRKGTIKAKELNSDNIVTDIKIQKY
- a CDS encoding OST-HTH/LOTUS domain-containing protein, producing the protein MQKKQPNFDSRNYGFEKLTPLIKSTGQFEIEQRENPKSRNKLIFVKNKEKKKPGPKKKG
- a CDS encoding IS256 family transposase, producing MMFTKKQTEEVLSKFISRENGLHDVMEMVLNAMMYSEREAFLSGAKSNKGNGYRPLSALGHGHQLELQVPRDRLSQFTPKILAIFREQESYLKEVSFKLYSKGLTTRDISSVMDTIYGGHYSKSKISDISTSFYDQMQAWRNRELDSHYLALYIDGLHVKLKRGNKYETECFYIILGLREDFKREVISIVNFPVESANSWEIIFDQIKARGIETVGIIISDALSGIDKSIAKKFSCPHQKCILHLQRNLLSYVRMSDKKEVANDFREVLSAADPHHNKAIAVSKFKEFKEKWRKKYRSFGQYLDNLDIYPYLTFLDYDVRIRRMLYTTNWIERFNKSARRTLKIRGALPSEEAVLSLITSVAKEQTEGHYSYPIYNFRYEEKLLANKY